One window of the Montipora foliosa isolate CH-2021 chromosome 4, ASM3666993v2, whole genome shotgun sequence genome contains the following:
- the LOC137998997 gene encoding melanopsin-B-like, protein MGKVATWSTIFLVIEFVVCLLGILFNCLVICIIFKNVSRLAASGFLVLSMALSDVLSCSVAVPFSIVAHFQKKWPLGIAGCKAHAFMVFFFALVSITHLAAISVGKYFTISKSLTRESYFNRRQILYIVLACWFYSFAFSVAPLFGWSRYGLEGTNATCSIKWDSSQPSDKAYFGVVFIACFFLPMGVITLSYYKIHKVSTRIVDNLRGHSGGRITMAMTQALVKKHRKSAMYFLTIVAAFMLAWSPYAVVSLIVVIIGKTLNPIATSACSVLAKTSFMVNPLLYAIFSRRFRRRIALVIPMPRRNQDDRARGSNALHVSRNSQPFAI, encoded by the coding sequence ATGGGTAAAGTTGCAACATGGAGCACAATATTTCTGGTCATCGAGTTTGTAGTTTGCCTATTAGGAATTTTGTTCAACTGCTTAGTGATTTGTATAATTTTCAAGAACGTCAGCCGACTCGCCGCGTCAGGCTTTTTGGTTCTCAGCATGGCGCTGAGTGATGTCCTGTCCTGCTCTGTTGCTGTACCATTTTCTATCGTGGCACATTTCCAGAAGAAATGGCCCCTTGGAATTGCGGGTTGCAAGGCGCATGCATTCATGGTGTTCTTCTTTGCACTCGTCTCTATCACCCACTTGGCAGCCATTTCTGTTGGGAAGTACTTCACTATCAGTAAATCGCTGACAAGGGAATCTTACTTTAATAGAAGACAGATATTGTATATAGTCTTGGCCTGTTGGTTTTACTCATTTGCATTCAGTGTAGCCCCCCTATTTGGATGGTCTAGATATGGCCTTGAAGGAACCAACGCAACGTGTTCCATTAAATGGGATTCCTCTCAACCAAGCGATAAGGCATATTTTGGGGTTGTCTTCATCGCTTGTTTCTTTTTGCCCATGGGAGTGATTACACTGTCTTATTACAAAATCCATAAGGTCTCTACACGCATCGTTGACAACCTTCGAGGTCATTCTGGTGGACGAATAACGATGGCTATGACACAGGCCCTTGTGAAGAAGCACCGAAAATCCGCCATGTACTTTTTGACTATCGTAGCCGCATTTATGCTTGCGTGGTCGCCTTACGCAGTGGTATCTCTGATTGTAGTTATCATCGGTAAGACATTGAACCCTATTGCCACAAGTGCATGCAGTGTGCTTGCGAAAACTTCCTTCATGGTCAATCCACTTCTGTATGCCATTTTCTCTCGACGTTTTCGGCGACGAATCGCTCTTGTAATTCCCATGCCTAGACGGAACCAAGACGACAGGGCTAGAGGTTCCAATGCTTTACACGTGTCACGTAATTCACAACCTTTTGCTATCTAA